One stretch of Cygnus olor isolate bCygOlo1 chromosome 1, bCygOlo1.pri.v2, whole genome shotgun sequence DNA includes these proteins:
- the PLEKHB1 gene encoding pleckstrin homology domain-containing family B member 1: MALVKSGWLWRQSSILRRWKRNWFVLYLDGSLVYYHDETQRDMDGRIHVKFSCRDVRSGRECRDVQPPEGKSCECLLTVVLRDGSKTTLCAESEDDAVAWKMAVLEAKSTPVHVYDPYDDDYYQTVPIDSHQTAYISSGHYGHQYGAPGVTHVIVREDPYRVSGDQMALGLLAGAATGAALGSFMWMPCWF; the protein is encoded by the exons ATGGCGCTGGTGAAGAGCGGCTGGCTTTGGCGGCAGA GCTCCATCCTGCGCCGCTGGAAGAGGAACTGGTTCGTGCTCTACCTGGACGGCAGCTTGGTCTACTACCACGACGAGACGCAGCGCGACATGGACGGCCGCATCCACGTCAAGTTCAGCTGCCGGGACGTGAGGAGCGGCCGCGAGTGCCGAG ACGTGCAGCCCCCCGAGGGGAAGAGCTGCGAGTGCCTGCTGACCGTGGTGCTGCGGGACGGCTCCAAGACCACGCTGTGCGCCGAGAGCGAGGACGACGCCGT CGCTTGGAAGATGGCCGTGCTGGAGGCGAAATCCACCCCG GTGCACGTCTACGACCCCTACGACGACGACTACTACCAGACGGTGCCCATCGACTCCCACCAGACCGCCTACATCAGCTCCGGCCACTACGGCCACCAGTACGGAG CCCCCGGGGTGACCCACGTCATCGTGCGGGAGGACCCCTACCGCGTCTCCGGGGACCAGATGGCCTTGGGGCTGCTGGCGGGGGCCGCCACCGGCGCCGCCCTGGGCTCCTTCATGTGGATGCCCTGCTGGTTTTAG